A stretch of the Argentina anserina chromosome 6, drPotAnse1.1, whole genome shotgun sequence genome encodes the following:
- the LOC126797126 gene encoding uncharacterized protein LOC126797126: MGLQSEALAGRPKRDLKRAYATRSGGECSRLILEEEFSSESTDSDDPMYDAIVDSDYELNEEDDDVLFQRNVDGDTNKVHEFDEMGYEGNISDVGEDSDGFKSVHSSDSEGEDQGPFRVNGKKRFSNWVEFNVKTDMKNPIFCIGMVFPNNEVFKHAVRKHVVLTKKELRFPRNTKHQVLVRCKTSPGCPFWLYASSTNENNSTMQVVRYTPEHKCSSVAKRVYHCHAPFLAEEYKSTFMADGKWSREGIQNKVIEDFGMHIGYAMCYRAKSRAKKLVEGTIEEQYDLLESYACELKKRNLGTTIWIPTELDENVRKFKRIYICVAALREGWKAGCRPIIGLVGCHLKGVHKGQLLSAVGIDDNNGMYPIAWAIVEKEMKDSWSWFMTSLKDDLEINRSMAYAFISDKQK; this comes from the coding sequence ATGGGTCTTCAATCGGAGGCACTAGCAGGCAGACCTAAGAGGGATTTGAAAAGGGCATATGCTACTAGGAGTGGTGGTGAGTGTTCAAGATTGATTCTAGAGGAAGAGTTTAGCTCTGAGAGTACTGACTCTGATGATCCCATGTATGATGCCATAGTCGATTCTGACTATGAGTtgaatgaagaagatgatgatgtgtTGTTTCAGAGGAATGTCGATGGTGATACTAATAAGGTTCATGAGTTCGATGAAATGGGGTACGAAGGGAACATCTCAGATGTAGGTGAGGATTCTGATGGCTTTAAGAGTGTTCATTCAAGTGATAGTGAAGGTGAAGATCAGGGGCCTTTCAGAGTCAACGGTAAGAAGAGATTCTCTAATTGGGTAGAATTCAATGTTAAGACGGACATGAAAAACCCAATATTTTGTATTGGTATGGTGTTCCCCAACAATGAAGTGTTCAAGCATGCAGTCAGAAAACATGTAGTTTTAACCAAGAAAGAACTAAGATTCCCTAGGAACACAAAGCACCAAGTGTTGGTGAGATGTAAAACTAGTCCCGGTTGTCCATTTTGGTTATATGCAAGTAGCACTAATGAAAATAACTCCACTATGCAAGTTGTTAGATACACACCTGAACACAAGTGTTCAAGTGTTGCAAAAAGGGTTTATCATTGTCATGCCCCTTTTTTAGCTGAAGAGTACAAGTCTACTTTCATGGCTGATGGAAAATGGAGTAGGGAAGGCATTCAAAATAAGGTCATTGAAGATTTTGGTATGCATATAGGGTATGCAATGTGTTATAGAGCTAAGTCGAGGGCGAAGAAGTTGGTAGAGGGAACCATTGAGGAGCAATATGATTTGCTAGAGAGTTATGCATGTGAACTAAAGAAGAGAAATCTCGGGACTACAATTTGGATTCCAACTGAGCTTGATGAGAATGTGAGAAAGTTTAAGAGGATCTACATATGCGTTGCTGCTTTGAGAGAAGGTTGGAAGGCAGGTTGCAGACCCATCATAGGATTGGTTGGTTGTCACTTGAAAGGAGTCCATAAGGGCCAACTACTTTCAGCAGTAGGGATCGATGACAACAATGGTATGTATCCGATTGCGTGGGCGATTGttgaaaaagaaatgaagGATTCTTGGAGCTGGTTTATGACTTCCCTAAAAGatgacttggaaattaatCGTTCAATGGCCTATGCATTTATCTCAGACAAGCAAAAATGA
- the LOC126796815 gene encoding protein NRT1/ PTR FAMILY 5.4-like: MCLSLEKNGRELLVKMLSSEKSPSRGGWNAAIFIIFVEVAERFAYYGLIGNLIMYLTNELHQPTATAAKNVNMWIGLSSLFPILGAIVADSYLGRFKTIIYSTCIYFLGMVMLCLSASVVPRHHREYAYFVALYVLAVGEGGHKPCVQTFAADQFDEETDEDKQAKSSFFNWWFLAIVVAGTVATLVIIYIQDNVSWVLSYGVLAAVIAAGLVLFLLGIPRYRNEDNVRGSPFTTVAQVFVAAARKWHLKAGRQNNNGVYYGDNEGGSSGVKSEHKTLVRTKQFRFLDKSMIMDEHDASSNMRNPWRLCSQNQVEEVKLVVRLIPIWLSCLMFHAVQAQIHTYFIKQGSTMIRTIGPNFRFPPASLQSLVGIVIVTTIPIYDRILVPTVRKFTGHPAGITVLQRIGVGLFLSIINMVVAAVVEAKRVGVARKHNLMDSPKAIVPIDVWWLLPQYFITGLSDGFTVIGLQQLFYEQMPEEMRSLGAAAYISILGVGSFLSSFIISLVENISRNSGDPWLGNNLNRAHLDDFYWVLAGLSALFFGVYLWIAKRFVYKQVVGEASSAREV, from the exons ATGTGTTTGTCACTCGAAAAAAACGGGCGTGAGTTACTAGTCAAGATGCTCTCCTCCGAAAAGAGCCCCTCTCGTGGTGGCTGGAATGCTGCCATTTTCATCATCT TTGTGGAGGTTGCAGAGAGATTTGCTTACTATGGCCTGATTGGTAACCTCATCATGTACCTCACCAATGAGCTCCACCAGCCCACCGCGACGGCGGCCAAGAACGTCAACATGTGGATCGGCCTCTCCTCCCTCTTCCCCATCCTCGGCGCCATCGTCGCCGATTCCTACCTCGGCCGCTTCAAGACAATCATCTATTCAACCTGCATTTATTTCCTG GGTATGGTCATGCTGTGCTTATCTGCTTCGGTGGTTCCTCGGCATCATCGCGAATACGCCTACTTCGTGGCGCTGTACGTTCTGGCGGTGGGAGAAGGCGGCCACAAGCCTTGCGTGCAGACCTTCGCCGCCGACCAGTTTGATGAGGAGACTGATGAGGACAAGCAGGCCAAGAGCTCTTTCTTCAACTGGTGGTTTTTGGCTATAGTTGTCGCTGGTACCGTTGCTACACTTGTTATCATCTATATCCAG GATAATGTGAGCTGGGTGCTAAGCTATGGTGTCTTGGCAGCGGTAATAGCGGCAGGCCTCGTATTATTTCTACTAGGAATCCCAAGGTATAGGAACGAAGATAATGTGCGGGGGAGCCCCTTCACGACGGTGGCACAAGTGTTTGTGGCGGCAGCTCGGAAGTGGCACCTGAAGGCGGGTCGTCAGAACAATAATGGTGTCTACTACGGTGATAATGAGGGTGGTAGCAGTGGGGTTAAATCCGAGCACAAGACACTGGTTCGTACTAAGCAATTCAG ATTCCTGGACAAGTCAATGATAATGGACGAACATGATGCTTCAAGCAATATGAGGAACCCATGGAGGTTGTGCTCTCAAAATCAAGTGGAAGAAGTGAAGCTAGTTGTCCGTCTGATTCCCATATGGTTGAGCTGCCTAATGTTTCACGCTGTTCAAGCTCAAATCCACACCTActtcatcaaacaaggttccacgATGATCAGAACCATCGGCCCCAACTTCCGGTTCCCCCCTGCATCACTTCAATCCCTAGTGGGCATCGTGATCGTAACTACCATTCCGATCTACGACCGGATTCTTGTCCCGACAGTACGAAAGTTCACAGGACATCCTGCTGGAATAACGGTACTCCAACGAATTGGTGTTGGCCTATTCTTGTCCATAATCAACATGGTTGTGGCAGCTGTAGTGGAAGCTAAAAGGGTTGGTGTTGCAAGAAAACATAACCTCATGGATAGCCCTAAAGCAATAGTACCAATCGATGTTTGGTGGTTACTCCCTCAATACTTTATCACTGGTTTGTCGGATGGATTCACCGTCATAGGACTCCAACAGTTGTTCTATGAACAAATGCCAGAAGAGATGAGAAGCTTGGGAGCTGCAGCATACATAAGTATTCTTGGAGTTGGAAGCTTTCTTAGCAGTTTCATCATATCTTTGGTGGAAAATATTAGTAGAAACTCTGGTGACCCGTGGCTAGGTAACAATCTCAATCGCGCACACCTTGACGACTTCTACTGGGTGCTTGCGGGACTAAGTGCTCTATTCTTTGGTGTTTATCTGTGGATTGCAAAGCGATTTGTTTACAAGCAAGTTGTAGGGGAAGCATCAAGCGCCAGGGAGGTCTGA